One window of Aspergillus oryzae RIB40 DNA, chromosome 3 genomic DNA carries:
- a CDS encoding endopeptidase La (mitochondrial ATP-dependent protease PIM1/LON), with product MLRGQSLPWRAALHQTPRPLIIRPLLASPRYNASARSILISLRLSRSLPPSRTFSSSSIRRREKPPPGDGKEDPDHKEQKEKNEDKDVERTSESRRRVADQSGKHGSSTESGAPTSGSTKRREKQIVDKEQRGLEDDGKKPNNVAEGKGNSNEPPSPIPVSGGSDSKPSGANNGGNEDGGKKGKKGSSDKALQKPSVPEVYPQVMAIPIAKRPLFPGFYKAITIKDPNVAMAIQDMMKRGQPYVGAFLFKDENADGDVIENLDDVYDVGVFAQITAAYPLRGEASGVTAVLYPHRRIKVSSLLPPSDSTKAPAPDDKSSEKQGDVVASFEEGTQELAPKDHYEPTSFLRKYPVSLVNVENLVEEPYDKKSAIIRAVTSEIVNVCKEIASLNPLFRDQISAFYTDQFPGNLSDEPSKLADFAAAVSAGELHEMQEVLEIMNIEERLPKALVVLKKELMNAQLQSKISKDVEAKIQKRQREYWLMEQMKGIKRELGIESDGKDKLVEKFKEKAERLAMPEAVKKVFDEELNKLAHLEPAASEFNVTRNYLDWLTQIPWGQKSVENFGIQHATTVLDEDHYGLKDVKDRILEFIAVGKLRGTVEGKILCLVGPPGVGKTSIGKSIARALNRQYYRFSVGGLTDVAEIKGHRRTYVGALPGRIIQALKKCQTENPLILIDEIDKIGRGHQGDPSSALLELLDPEQNSSFLDHYMDVPVDLSKVLFVCTANVTDTIPRPLLDRMELIELSGYVADEKMAIAQRYLAPAARELTGLKDVDVNLKEEAIEELIKSYCRESGVRNLKKQIEKVYRKAAFKIVRDLGEDVLAEDKALTDEGKAAQEESKKESEAADSANATTEEKATTETPRVALKVPEGVQLSIGKDSLTDYVGPPVFTSDRLYETFPPGVTMGLAWTSMGGAALYVESILENALTSESRPGIEITGNLQNVMKESSHIAYSFAKSVLAKQFPENKFFEKARLHMHCPEGAVPKDGPSAGITMSSSLLSLALNHSLDPTIAMTGELTVTGKVLRIGGLREKTVAARRAGATKIIFPADNTSDWLELPENIKEGIEGHAVSWYSEVFDLLFTGLDKDAANHIWQKELAEKSKNKSAKDNEDDD from the exons ATGCTCCGCGGCCAGTCCCTCCCCTGGAGAGCTGCGCTCCACCAGACACCGCGTCCATTGATTATTCGGCCTTTACTCGCCTCGCCGAGATACAATGCCAGTGCCCGGTCAATCCTGATTTCGTTGCGCCTCTCCcgctctctccctccctcccgCACCTTCTCGTCAAGCTCTATTCGCCGAAGAGAGAAACCCCCACCCGGAGACGGCAAGGAAGATCCGGACCATAAAGagcagaaggaaaagaacgaggATAAGGATGTTGAACGCACTTCTGAATCTCGACGCAGAGTAGCCGATCAGTCAGGGAAACATGGCTCATCAACAGAATCCGGAGCTCCGACATCGGGATCCACAAAACGGAGAGAGAAGCAGATAGTGGATAAGGAGCAACGAgggctggaggatgatggaaagaagccTAATAATGTAGCTGAAGGCAAGGGAAATTCCAATGAACCGCCGTCCCCTATCCCTGTCAGTGGCGGCTCAGATTCTAAGCCTAGTGGTGCAAACAACGGAGGTAATGAAGAtggtggaaagaaaggcaagaaggGCTCCAGTGACAAGGCTTTGCAGAAGccttctgttcctgaagTCTATCCTCAGGTTATGGCCATTCCCATCGCAAAACGCCCGTTATTCCCGGGCTTCTACAAAGCTATCACTATAAAAGATCCGAATGTGGCAATGGCTATCCAGGACATGATGAAGCGTGGACAGCCTTATGTGGGAGCTTTCCTGTTCAAGGATGAGAACGCTGATGGAGATGTAATCGAAAATCTTGATGATGTATACGATGTTGGAGTGTTCGCTCAAATTACTGCTGCTTATCCTCTTCGCGGAGAAGCTAGTGGCGTAACAGCTGTGCTTTATCCTCACCGACGCATCAAGGTCTCGTCCTTGTTGCCACCCAGTGATTCAACGAAGGCTCCCGCCCCAGATGATAAGTCATCTGAGAAACAGGGTGACGTTGTAGCCAGCTTTGAGGAGGGAACCCAGGAACTCGCACCCAAGGATCACTACGAGCCTACATCATTTTTGCGGAAGTATCCAGTCAGCTTGGTTAACGTCGAGAATCTAGTGGAGGAGCCTTATGACAAGAAGAGTGCCATTATTCGTGCAGTGACCAGTGAGATTGTCAATGTCTGCAAGGAAATTGCCAGCCTGAACCCCCTGTTCCGCGACCAGATCTCCGCCTTCTACACCGACCAGTTCCCTGGAAACTTGAGTGACGAGCCATCTAAGTTGGCTGACTTTGCAGCTGCTGTTTCTGCCGGAGAACTGCACGAGATGCAAGAGGTCCTTGAGATAATGAACATTGAGGAGAGACTTCCTAAAGCTTTAGTGGTACTGAAGAAGGAGTTAATGAACGCGCAACTGCAGTCGAAGATCTCAAAGGATGTGGAGGCTAAGATTCAAAAGCGTCAACGTGAGTACTGGCTAATGGAGCAGATGAAGGGCATCAAGAGAGAGTTGGGTATTGAATCCGATGGTAAGGATAAGCTTGTTGAaaagttcaaggagaaggcggaGAGGCTTGCTATGCCAGAGGCTGTTAAGAAGGTCTTTGATGAGGAACTCAATAAACTGGCTCATTTGGAACCGGCTGCTTCAGAGTTCAATGTCACCCGCAACTATCTCGACTGGTTGACACAGATACCCTGGGGACAGAAGAGTGTTGAGAATTTTGGTATCCAACACGCAACAACCGTTTTGGATGAAGATCACTATGGCTTGAAGGATGTCAAGGACCGTATTCTTGAATTCATCGCTGTCGGAAAACTCCGCGGAACCGTGGAAGGCAAGATTCTTTGCCTTGTGGGACCGCCTGGTGTTGGAAAGACTAGTATTGGAAAGTCAATTGCTCGGGCCTTGAACAGGCAGTATTACCGCTTTTCCGTTGGTGGCTTGACAGATGTTGCGGAAATCAAGGGGCACCGTAGGACTTATGTTGGTGCCCTTCCGGGACGCATCATCCAAGCCCTCAAGAAATGTCAGACGGAGAATCCTTTAATTCTGATTGACGAAATAGACAAAATCGGGCGCGGTCACCAAGGGGATCCGTCTTCTGCACTCCTCGAGCTGCTTGACCCGGAGCagaactcctcctttttaGACCACTACATGGATGTCCCAGTGGATCTGTCTAAGGTTCTCTTCGTTTGCACGGCTAATGTAACTGATACGATTCCCCGCCCTCTACTCGATCGAATGGAGCTCATTGAGCTTTCAGGATATGTTGcggatgagaagatggctatTGCTCAGCGCTAtcttgctcctgctgctaGGGAATTGACGGGCTTGAAGGACGTCGATGTTAATCTGAAGGAGGAAGCTATTGAGGAGCTCATCAAATCTTACTGCCGTGAAAGTGGTGTTCGGAATCTCAAGAAGCAAATTGAGAAAGTTTACCGCAAAGCTGCTTTCAAGATCGTGCGTGACCTTGGAGAGGACGTACTCGCCGAGGACAAGGCTCTTACCGATGAGGGCAAGGCTGCACAGGAGgagtcgaagaaggagagcgaGGCTGCCGACTCTGCTAACGCCACcaccgaagagaaagcaaCGACTGAAACACCTCGTGTTGCCCTGAAGGTTCCAGAGGGAGTGCAACTCAGCATCGGCAAGGACAGCTTGACTGATTACGTTGGGCCCCCGGTTTTCACGTCCGACAGGTTGTATGAAACCTTCCCACCCGGTGTCACAATGGGCCTTGCTTGGACCAGCATGGGAGGCGCTGCGCTGTATGTTGAGTCTATTTTGGAGAACGCACTGACTTCTGAATCCCGACCGGGTATCGAAATCACCGGCAATCTCCAAAATGTGATGAAGGAGTCTTCCCATATCGCGTACTCCTTCGCCAAGTCAGTATTGGCTAAGCAGTTCCCGGAGAATAAGTTCTTCGAAAAGGCAAGGCTTCACATGCATTGCCCGGAGGGTGCCGTGCCAAAGGATG GCCCATCTGCTGGTATTACAATGTCATCATCCCTTCTATCCTTGGCGCTGAACCACTCTCTCGACCCTACCATTGCTATGACTGGAGAATTGACGGTGACTGGCAAAGTTTTGCGTATTGGAGGTTTGCGCGAGAAGACTGTTGCTGCTCGTCGCGCCGGTGCCACAAAGATCATCTTCCCCGCCGACAACACGTCGGATTGGCTCGAGCTGCCTGAG AACATCAAAGAGGGCATTGAAGGCCATGCAGTGAGCTGGTACTCGGAGGTATTCGACTTGCTCTTTACCGGTCTGGACAAGGACGCAGCCAACCATATCTGGCAGAAGGAGCTCGCGGAAAAGTCCAAGAACAAGTCGGCTAAGGACAATGAGGACGATGACTGA